In the genome of Desulfofarcimen acetoxidans DSM 771, one region contains:
- a CDS encoding class I SAM-dependent methyltransferase — protein sequence MGNIDIFEMMANRYDTTDRIQIAKVTSDAIREYLADTNDKNAMDFGCGTGLVGMNLLNDFNFMFFLDTSQNMINQVKQKIAEFNIQNADTLCFDFEKEGRMDLQADYIFMAQVLLHINDVELVLSRLYDVLNVGGHLLIVDFNKNDEIVSDMVHNGFDQEKLIELMIKIGYREIQSKTFYTGSKIFMNHDASLFILDSQK from the coding sequence ATGGGAAATATCGATATCTTTGAAATGATGGCTAATAGATACGACACTACTGATAGAATCCAAATTGCGAAGGTAACATCAGATGCCATTCGTGAATATTTAGCTGATACTAATGATAAAAATGCTATGGATTTTGGATGTGGAACTGGTCTCGTTGGAATGAACTTGTTAAATGATTTCAATTTTATGTTTTTTCTAGATACATCACAAAATATGATTAATCAAGTAAAACAAAAAATTGCTGAATTTAATATTCAGAATGCAGATACATTATGCTTTGATTTCGAAAAGGAAGGCCGAATGGATTTGCAGGCTGACTATATTTTTATGGCTCAAGTTCTCCTCCATATTAATGATGTTGAGTTAGTTTTATCAAGATTATATGATGTTCTAAATGTAGGAGGGCATTTACTAATCGTAGATTTTAATAAAAATGACGAAATAGTCTCAGATATGGTTCATAATGGATTTGATCAAGAAAAGCTTATTGAACTTATGATTAAAATAGGGTATAGAGAAATTCAATCCAAAACTTTTTATACCGGAAGTAAAATATTTATGAACCATGACGCATCTTTGTTTATACTTGATTCTCAAAAATAA
- a CDS encoding 2-hydroxyacyl-CoA dehydratase family protein — translation MRHLHALNKLNPAPLTGLDMLTAIWMKGFNVEKEDGIKLLYQLVKEIKENAEKGISPFGVGTPRILLTGCPVGLGSEKVVRLAEECGGSVVCFENCSGYKTLDTLVDENEERDPLEAIAGRYLKVPCSCLSPNEGRFDLIDRLAKEYEIDGVVDLTWQACHTYSVEGELIRRHVRDSLGLPYLQLETDYSVSDLQQLRTRISAFIEMLGR, via the coding sequence ATGAGGCACTTGCATGCTTTGAATAAGCTGAACCCGGCCCCGCTAACAGGATTAGATATGCTCACAGCCATTTGGATGAAAGGATTTAATGTAGAAAAAGAAGACGGTATTAAACTGCTTTATCAATTAGTTAAGGAAATCAAAGAAAACGCTGAGAAGGGAATATCACCCTTTGGAGTTGGAACCCCGCGTATACTCTTGACCGGTTGCCCGGTGGGACTCGGTTCGGAAAAGGTAGTGAGGTTGGCAGAGGAATGTGGCGGTAGTGTTGTTTGCTTTGAAAACTGCAGTGGCTACAAAACATTGGATACCCTGGTGGACGAGAATGAGGAGAGGGACCCCCTGGAAGCAATTGCCGGGAGGTATTTAAAAGTCCCCTGCTCCTGCCTGTCCCCCAATGAGGGGCGTTTTGACTTGATTGACAGGTTGGCCAAGGAATACGAAATAGACGGGGTGGTAGATCTTACCTGGCAGGCCTGTCATACCTATAGCGTGGAGGGTGAATTAATTCGGCGTCATGTCAGGGACAGTCTGGGATTGCCATACCTACAATTGGAAACCGACTACTCTGTTTCTGATTTGCAGCAGTTGAGGACAAGAATTTCTGCTTTTATTGAAATGCTGGGCAGGTGA
- a CDS encoding RNA-guided endonuclease InsQ/TnpB family protein: MQIVYRFEMRPTKEQQKKMFHTLKLCRKLYNWSLSERQRVYKETGQGLTYNKQQNMLPGYTKEHLEYKQVHSQVMQDTLRRVDFAYQRFFAKEAGYPRFKNRDHYTSFTYPQVDAVKKTFSKPGKIYLSKIGFVKMTTHREFDASQISRVNIKYHGGKWYANLTAEVEVLENLTDSTKSIGIDVGLEHFAVLSDSTEIETPKYYRKSERKLAKQQRRLSRKKKGSNNRGKAKTKVAKLHAKITNQRKDFLHKTSLDVVQSHDIVFMEDLKIKNMVKNHYLAKSIHDASWGTFRNFVEYKCHRYGKIFLPVPPHGTSQTCLCGANVPKDLSVRVHRCPACGMVMPRDLVSAILIERRGLEMLAA, encoded by the coding sequence TTGCAAATTGTCTACCGGTTTGAAATGCGTCCGACCAAAGAGCAACAGAAAAAAATGTTTCACACACTAAAACTTTGCCGGAAACTCTATAACTGGTCTTTATCTGAGCGTCAGCGTGTGTATAAAGAAACCGGCCAGGGGTTGACATATAATAAACAGCAGAATATGCTGCCGGGCTATACAAAAGAACATCTGGAATACAAGCAAGTTCATAGTCAGGTAATGCAGGATACTTTGCGCCGGGTAGACTTTGCCTATCAGCGGTTTTTTGCCAAAGAAGCTGGATACCCCCGGTTCAAAAACCGTGACCATTACACATCATTTACCTATCCCCAGGTGGATGCTGTAAAGAAAACTTTCTCTAAGCCAGGTAAAATCTATCTCTCTAAGATTGGTTTTGTAAAAATGACAACTCACCGGGAATTTGATGCCAGTCAAATATCCAGGGTTAACATAAAGTATCACGGTGGTAAGTGGTACGCTAATTTGACCGCCGAAGTGGAAGTACTCGAAAATCTTACCGACAGTACCAAATCCATTGGAATAGACGTGGGCCTTGAACATTTTGCGGTATTGTCTGATAGTACAGAAATAGAAACCCCAAAATACTATCGTAAATCAGAAAGGAAGTTAGCCAAACAACAGCGAAGACTTTCTCGCAAAAAGAAAGGTTCTAACAACCGAGGGAAAGCTAAAACTAAAGTGGCTAAACTTCATGCTAAGATAACTAATCAACGGAAAGACTTTCTACACAAGACCAGTCTAGACGTGGTTCAGAGCCATGATATTGTCTTCATGGAAGACCTAAAGATCAAGAACATGGTCAAAAATCACTACCTAGCTAAAAGCATTCATGATGCTTCATGGGGTACATTCAGAAACTTTGTGGAGTATAAATGTCACAGATATGGTAAAATATTTCTTCCTGTCCCTCCTCATGGCACTTCCCAGACATGTCTTTGTGGTGCCAATGTGCCAAAGGATTTGAGTGTCAGAGTGCACCGGTGTCCTGCTTGTGGAATGGTTATGCCTAGGGATTTGGTGTCAGCCATATTGATAGAACGTCGTGGCTTAGAAATGCTAGCGGCTTAG
- a CDS encoding NifU family protein produces the protein MHEKVKEVLGKVRPYLQRDGGDVELVDITADGIVRVKLKGACSGCPGALITLKQGIERVLKQEIPEVKGVEQA, from the coding sequence TTGCACGAAAAAGTTAAGGAAGTTCTGGGAAAAGTACGCCCTTATCTCCAAAGGGATGGTGGAGATGTTGAATTAGTGGATATTACTGCTGACGGGATTGTAAGAGTTAAATTGAAAGGTGCTTGTAGTGGTTGCCCTGGGGCCTTAATCACTCTTAAACAAGGGATTGAGCGGGTGCTCAAACAAGAAATTCCTGAAGTTAAGGGAGTCGAACAAGCATAG
- a CDS encoding acyl-CoA dehydratase activase yields the protein MVTVGIDVGSMTAKAVLLTGEIRQSLIRPTGCSPRQAGRDIFEELLNISGFSQSDINYVVGTGYGRVSLDFIDRAITEITCHAKGANYLVSGADMVIDIGGQDSKVIITDGRGNVNDFAMNDKCAAGTGRFLQVMATALESDISELAELSKGADPVEISNMCTVFAESEVVSLLAQGVAKERIIAGIHLSVARRVAAMTGRVGKGNLVVFTGGVARNEGVKGFLSRELSREIIVLPESQLAGALGAALLAQERLRG from the coding sequence ATGGTTACGGTGGGTATAGATGTGGGTTCGATGACCGCCAAAGCTGTGTTATTAACAGGTGAAATCCGGCAGAGTTTAATTCGCCCTACCGGGTGCAGTCCTCGACAGGCCGGACGGGATATTTTTGAGGAACTTTTGAATATATCAGGTTTTTCACAAAGTGATATAAATTATGTTGTAGGTACCGGTTACGGCAGGGTGTCCCTGGACTTTATTGATAGGGCCATAACGGAAATAACCTGTCATGCTAAAGGCGCCAACTACTTGGTGTCAGGCGCAGATATGGTTATTGATATCGGCGGCCAGGACAGCAAGGTCATTATTACAGATGGGCGCGGCAATGTCAATGATTTTGCCATGAATGACAAATGTGCTGCCGGTACCGGAAGGTTCCTGCAGGTGATGGCCACGGCGCTGGAGTCTGATATTAGCGAATTGGCTGAATTGTCTAAGGGGGCTGATCCGGTGGAAATCAGCAATATGTGTACGGTTTTTGCTGAGTCCGAGGTTGTTAGCCTGCTGGCTCAGGGGGTGGCTAAGGAGAGAATCATTGCCGGCATACACCTTTCTGTTGCCCGCCGGGTAGCAGCAATGACCGGTAGAGTGGGAAAAGGTAATCTGGTGGTTTTTACAGGAGGAGTAGCCCGGAATGAAGGGGTGAAGGGCTTTCTGTCCCGTGAACTGAGCAGGGAGATAATTGTCCTGCCGGAATCTCAACTGGCAGGGGCTCTGGGTGCCGCTCTTCTGGCACAGGAGCGACTAAGAGGTTAA
- a CDS encoding double-cubane-cluster-containing anaerobic reductase encodes MPDQNILVLEDAVRSNRKIVGMYCAYSPQELILAAGALPVGLCGTRHEPIAEAEKVLPRNLCPLIKSSFGLAITDSCIYFRLSDFIIAETTCDGKKKMYELLRQYKPIHVMHLPQGTDRGCALRWWVDELYLLKEALEFNLGVVISRENLRAAIKLSNRERLAMRHLHALNKHNPAALTGLDMLTSILSIDKEDGIELFEQLIENIRMNAEKGMSPFSPGTPRILLTGCPVGLGSEKVVKLLEECGGSVVCFENCSGYKTLDDLVDESEDRDPMEAIAEKYLKITCSCLSPNMGRYDLINRLSKEYEVDGVVDLSWHSCHTYNVEGESIRRYVRDGLGLPYLQLETDYSVNDLQQLKIRISAFIEMLNR; translated from the coding sequence ATGCCGGATCAGAATATACTGGTTTTAGAGGATGCAGTAAGAAGTAATAGAAAAATTGTAGGAATGTACTGTGCCTATTCCCCACAGGAATTAATTTTGGCTGCCGGGGCTCTGCCGGTCGGTCTTTGTGGAACCAGGCACGAGCCCATTGCGGAGGCGGAGAAGGTGTTGCCTCGAAACCTATGTCCTTTGATTAAGTCAAGTTTTGGCCTTGCAATAACCGATAGCTGCATTTATTTTCGCTTATCGGATTTCATTATTGCAGAAACTACTTGTGATGGTAAGAAAAAAATGTATGAGTTGTTGCGCCAATATAAACCCATTCATGTTATGCACCTGCCCCAGGGAACTGACCGGGGCTGTGCACTACGTTGGTGGGTAGATGAATTGTACTTATTAAAAGAAGCCCTGGAGTTTAACCTCGGGGTGGTAATAAGCCGGGAAAATTTACGGGCCGCCATAAAATTATCAAACAGGGAGCGCTTGGCAATGAGGCACCTGCATGCTTTGAATAAGCATAACCCGGCCGCATTAACGGGGTTAGATATGCTTACCAGTATTCTTAGTATAGATAAAGAAGATGGAATTGAACTATTTGAGCAACTAATTGAAAATATCAGGATGAATGCAGAGAAGGGAATGTCGCCATTTTCTCCAGGAACACCGCGCATACTCTTGACAGGTTGCCCGGTGGGACTCGGTTCGGAAAAGGTAGTAAAGTTGCTGGAGGAATGCGGTGGTAGTGTGGTTTGTTTTGAAAACTGCAGCGGTTACAAAACGTTGGATGATCTGGTAGATGAAAGTGAGGATAGAGACCCTATGGAAGCTATAGCCGAGAAATACCTAAAAATTACCTGTTCCTGCCTTTCACCCAATATGGGGCGTTATGATTTAATTAACAGACTGTCGAAGGAATATGAAGTAGACGGGGTGGTGGATCTTTCCTGGCATTCCTGCCATACCTATAACGTGGAGGGTGAATCAATTCGTCGTTACGTCAGGGATGGTCTGGGATTGCCATACTTACAGTTGGAGACCGACTATTCTGTTAATGATTTGCAGCAATTGAAGATAAGAATTTCCGCCTTTATTGAGATGCTGAATAGGTAA
- a CDS encoding DNA adenine methylase, producing MNSPVSWIGGKKALRELIYQRLPKVFGRYIEVFGGGGWVLFGRKPNTDMEVYNDFNSDLTNLFHCFRDRTLALIKELGFLPLTGRDEFNVLRKYLEKEEFTDEYLQEEMELAQVHLPEPQFEDIRQILTEKARLKDVKRAATFFKVIRMSYGSGCTSFGCQPFDIRKVFHLIWEASRRLKDTVIENKDFEALIKQYDRENAFFYCDPPYYQTEGHYEVVFTKEDHYRLRDTLAACQGKWLVSYNDCEFIRELYKDFHIESVSRINNLAQRYENGCEYAEVLISNYDTSERMRDMPIQMGLFDVDGLFGVQ from the coding sequence ATGAACAGTCCCGTTAGTTGGATAGGCGGTAAAAAGGCTCTGAGGGAATTGATTTATCAGCGGCTGCCAAAGGTATTCGGGCGATACATTGAAGTCTTCGGCGGCGGAGGCTGGGTTCTGTTCGGGCGGAAGCCCAACACCGACATGGAGGTCTACAATGATTTTAATTCCGACCTGACAAACCTATTCCATTGCTTCCGTGACCGGACGCTGGCTTTGATTAAAGAGCTTGGCTTCCTTCCCCTGACCGGACGGGATGAATTCAATGTCCTCAGAAAATATCTGGAGAAGGAGGAATTCACAGACGAGTACCTGCAGGAAGAAATGGAGCTGGCTCAAGTACACCTCCCCGAACCGCAGTTTGAAGATATACGGCAAATCCTCACAGAGAAAGCGCGGCTCAAGGACGTCAAACGCGCCGCCACCTTCTTTAAAGTCATTCGGATGAGCTACGGCAGCGGCTGTACCAGCTTTGGCTGCCAGCCCTTCGATATCAGAAAGGTTTTTCATCTTATCTGGGAAGCAAGCCGAAGGCTAAAGGACACGGTCATTGAAAACAAGGACTTCGAGGCACTGATCAAGCAGTACGACCGTGAAAACGCCTTCTTTTATTGCGACCCCCCATATTACCAGACGGAGGGACACTACGAGGTGGTATTCACAAAAGAGGACCATTACCGCCTGCGGGATACGCTGGCGGCCTGCCAGGGCAAATGGCTGGTCAGCTATAACGACTGCGAATTTATCCGCGAGCTGTACAAGGACTTCCACATCGAATCCGTCAGCCGCATCAACAACCTCGCACAGCGCTATGAAAACGGCTGCGAATACGCCGAGGTGCTGATTTCTAATTACGATACCAGCGAGCGCATGAGGGACATGCCCATTCAGATGGGCTTGTTCGATGTGGACGGTCTCTTCGGCGTGCAATAA
- a CDS encoding S-layer homology domain-containing protein encodes MKQKGKRIVLIALALLLLICGGIYTAYRLHPESFVGQDDIITRGEYAAMLAQDLSLDTSNVEKDSPSFPDIDGHWSEKYIEALIDAGIIDPADCPDGFRPDEPITRAEILKMLVRAEGKDDEAKNTQGHSGYDDQSDIKDEDKGYVIIGREDGIIGDTDDGKIHPNDPVTKGDAEDLNDNVTSNPAEPTPDDPAETPEPTTPTPTPDPTNPDQNQPTPTPTPTPGNPGGGGGGAYYPPAQVKFELPEAAHTDSEVKVMPVWKYMKSYTWTLTKTAVDGSQQPVELTDAVTGSLGLEGGTIQFREDGQYTLTATAKNVRGKETVLSRQITVYPVIDLSFDLPKTTHTDKSVTLTFLPEKLYGHDIVWSATKDGEAGELTDILDGTLGNDGGTFVFGNKGEYTLTASITDETGRVFTHSESSIVYPMAGISFDLPAVSHIDTAFDVTTALTEADGLTVIWSLTKNGEAAALADAAEGTLTNDGGNIRFKDKGVYTLTGTLTDETGRTFEASDTITVYPVGSIGFYAPEIAHTDETIHVETRFENLGDATIQWSLTRDEEVVDLVGAVHGELTNDGGNIRFTDKGDYVLKASFTDPAGRSYRYTAPVKVYPIPAISYILPETAHTDTVVNVVPETSELGSLKVEWLLENGFGFQDFETYVDGTLDNNGGAIRFKHAGTYELIARITDETGRVFLFENGGKIEVLPVLNISFELPESTHTDRTIDLRTRGNNNVLPVEWSITKDGVQVEASDVMEGSLNAYGGKIRFPQVGDYTLTASMTDALDRVFSYSASTSVYPIPSIALSAPQIWYAGEAGTVSVSGTDIENLSADWMVVKDDGGAEPYSNYASGTLSKTGGTIAFPVKGQYTLTLTMTDPTDRTFIRSQSFTVYPIPSMSLSLPQTWHAGEAGTIGVSGTDLENLTASWTVKKDAGDAKPYYTYASGDLTKAGGTVAFSSKGQYELTLTMTDTNGRLFTENRSFTVYPIPSVTLSSTQPWYVWEAGTVSVPGTDLDNLTTDWTIRKDSGDAKPYSTYANGTLAKSGGTIIFPAKGQYELILTLTDATGRTFTKSQSFTVYPVPQMTLGLSALSYSGDPIAVTVSGSELNGTSIAWLISVDGGQAKPYTQYATGTVGTGGGSLAISTDKTIAVKLIAEATDVNGRKFTFSSNTAMVKPIASFPFTVPSSVNIGGNINVSLPSTSGLEGRILVWTLAKDGAPASYSGTLSNSGGTITISAPGSYVLTASTTDSNGRLFTYSQSITITNTAPNKPTGSASVTRTAKDGKLLVNISASATDPDGDAVTLEYSGNTADSYYPVGINTIYVRAKDVWGLYSDWTAITFTVNNSAPTTPIITRTPDGNSVAPGVAITITASSTDPDGDAITYVWEGRPAQTSTAYPLGKNVIRVKAVDSTGAESPWAAIVFFVADPNHGGGMTLTGPESVILEQGIAGATITNYTFTVPPVSGHSGQDFGRVRGYNILTGQWDQLDYATTTNGITFSHSLPPGVYSQLEMYYYTNHDCMYNKSNITYSVVFYFE; translated from the coding sequence ATGAAACAGAAAGGAAAACGCATCGTCCTCATTGCCCTCGCACTCCTTCTCCTCATATGCGGCGGAATCTATACGGCATACCGCCTGCATCCGGAGAGTTTTGTCGGGCAGGATGACATCATCACACGCGGCGAGTACGCCGCAATGCTGGCGCAGGATCTTTCCCTTGACACATCAAACGTGGAAAAAGACTCGCCCAGCTTCCCCGACATCGACGGCCATTGGTCGGAGAAGTACATTGAGGCACTCATTGACGCAGGGATCATCGACCCCGCCGATTGCCCTGACGGTTTCCGTCCCGACGAGCCCATAACCCGCGCCGAGATACTGAAGATGCTCGTGCGGGCGGAGGGCAAGGATGATGAAGCGAAAAACACCCAGGGGCATAGCGGCTATGACGATCAGTCAGACATTAAGGATGAGGACAAAGGATATGTCATCATTGGCCGTGAGGACGGAATCATCGGGGACACAGATGACGGTAAGATCCACCCCAACGATCCGGTTACCAAGGGCGACGCCGAGGATCTGAATGACAATGTCACATCGAACCCGGCGGAGCCGACGCCGGACGACCCCGCAGAAACTCCGGAGCCAACAACGCCGACTCCAACTCCTGATCCGACGAATCCGGATCAAAACCAGCCGACGCCGACTCCTACACCCACGCCGGGCAATCCGGGCGGTGGTGGCGGCGGGGCATATTATCCTCCCGCACAGGTAAAATTTGAACTTCCCGAAGCGGCTCACACAGACAGCGAAGTTAAAGTCATGCCGGTATGGAAATACATGAAAAGCTATACCTGGACGCTGACCAAAACCGCCGTGGACGGCTCCCAGCAGCCTGTCGAGCTGACAGACGCTGTCACCGGTTCCCTCGGCTTGGAGGGCGGCACAATCCAGTTCAGGGAGGACGGACAGTATACACTGACCGCCACAGCCAAGAACGTCAGAGGAAAAGAAACCGTGCTGTCCAGGCAGATTACGGTGTACCCGGTCATCGACCTGAGCTTTGACCTGCCGAAAACCACCCATACGGACAAATCGGTCACGCTCACTTTCCTGCCTGAAAAGCTCTACGGCCACGATATCGTCTGGTCGGCAACAAAGGACGGCGAAGCTGGCGAGCTTACCGACATTCTGGATGGAACGCTTGGCAATGACGGCGGCACCTTTGTGTTTGGGAACAAGGGTGAATATACGCTCACAGCGTCCATTACCGATGAAACCGGACGAGTGTTCACGCACAGTGAAAGCAGCATTGTCTACCCTATGGCGGGAATCTCCTTTGATCTTCCGGCGGTCTCGCATATTGATACAGCCTTCGACGTCACAACCGCGCTGACGGAGGCGGACGGCCTGACGGTCATCTGGAGCCTCACCAAGAACGGAGAGGCTGCCGCTCTTGCCGACGCGGCCGAAGGTACGCTGACCAACGACGGCGGAAATATCCGCTTTAAGGACAAGGGCGTGTATACGCTCACCGGGACGCTTACCGATGAAACCGGCAGAACCTTTGAAGCATCCGACACAATAACGGTCTATCCCGTGGGCTCCATCGGCTTCTACGCGCCGGAGATTGCCCATACCGATGAAACAATCCACGTTGAAACCCGCTTTGAAAACCTCGGCGACGCCACGATCCAGTGGTCGCTGACCAGGGATGAAGAAGTTGTCGATCTTGTCGGCGCGGTCCATGGCGAGCTGACCAACGACGGCGGCAACATCCGCTTCACAGATAAAGGCGATTATGTTCTGAAAGCCTCCTTCACCGACCCGGCAGGCAGAAGCTACCGCTACACCGCGCCGGTCAAGGTGTACCCCATCCCCGCCATTTCATATATACTGCCGGAAACCGCGCACACCGATACAGTCGTCAATGTGGTTCCGGAAACCTCGGAGCTCGGCAGCCTTAAGGTCGAGTGGCTCTTGGAGAACGGCTTCGGATTCCAGGATTTTGAAACTTATGTGGACGGAACGCTTGACAATAACGGCGGCGCCATACGCTTCAAGCATGCTGGAACATATGAGCTGATTGCCCGGATTACCGATGAAACAGGGCGTGTGTTCCTTTTTGAGAATGGCGGCAAAATCGAAGTCCTGCCGGTGCTGAACATTTCCTTCGAGCTTCCCGAATCGACCCACACCGACCGCACCATCGACCTGAGAACCCGCGGCAACAACAATGTGTTGCCTGTGGAATGGTCTATCACCAAGGACGGCGTACAGGTTGAGGCTTCGGACGTTATGGAGGGTAGCCTCAACGCTTACGGAGGCAAAATACGCTTTCCGCAGGTTGGGGATTACACCCTTACCGCTTCCATGACAGATGCTTTGGACAGAGTGTTCTCCTACAGCGCGTCCACATCGGTCTATCCCATCCCGTCTATTGCACTCAGCGCGCCGCAGATATGGTATGCCGGTGAAGCCGGAACAGTCAGCGTCAGCGGTACGGACATAGAAAACCTTTCCGCGGACTGGATGGTTGTAAAGGATGACGGCGGCGCTGAGCCGTATTCAAACTACGCATCAGGCACGCTGTCAAAAACGGGCGGCACAATTGCATTCCCCGTAAAGGGACAGTATACGTTGACCCTCACGATGACCGACCCCACCGACCGCACCTTCATCCGAAGCCAGAGCTTTACCGTCTATCCAATTCCGTCGATGTCGCTGAGCCTCCCGCAGACTTGGCACGCCGGAGAAGCCGGAACGATTGGCGTCAGCGGTACGGACTTGGAAAACCTCACCGCAAGCTGGACAGTTAAGAAGGACGCTGGCGACGCAAAGCCATACTACACCTACGCTTCCGGCGACCTTACCAAAGCTGGCGGCACGGTTGCCTTCTCGTCAAAGGGACAGTATGAACTGACCCTCACGATGACGGATACCAACGGCCGTCTCTTCACAGAAAACCGCAGCTTCACTGTCTATCCCATTCCCTCCGTCACGCTCAGCAGCACACAGCCGTGGTACGTTTGGGAAGCCGGAACGGTCAGTGTTCCGGGCACCGATTTGGATAACCTCACCACTGACTGGACAATCCGAAAGGACAGCGGCGACGCAAAACCGTATTCAACCTATGCCAATGGAACCTTGGCTAAATCTGGCGGAACCATTATCTTCCCCGCGAAAGGCCAGTACGAACTGATACTCACTCTGACGGACGCTACCGGTCGCACCTTTACCAAAAGCCAGAGCTTCACGGTGTATCCGGTTCCGCAGATGACTCTCGGACTTTCGGCACTCAGCTACAGCGGTGATCCCATTGCGGTAACCGTATCCGGCTCGGAGCTTAACGGAACGAGCATCGCTTGGCTTATCTCTGTGGATGGCGGTCAGGCGAAACCCTACACCCAATACGCCACCGGGACTGTCGGCACAGGCGGCGGGAGCCTTGCCATAAGCACAGATAAAACCATCGCGGTTAAGCTGATTGCGGAGGCTACGGACGTGAACGGCAGAAAATTCACTTTCTCGTCCAATACCGCAATGGTCAAGCCGATAGCCAGCTTCCCGTTCACCGTTCCGTCCTCAGTCAACATCGGCGGCAATATAAACGTATCCCTGCCGTCCACATCCGGGCTGGAGGGCAGAATTCTCGTGTGGACACTGGCCAAGGACGGCGCTCCGGCCTCCTACTCCGGAACCCTGTCGAACAGCGGCGGTACCATTACCATCAGCGCGCCCGGCAGCTATGTCCTGACCGCAAGCACGACCGACAGCAACGGCAGGTTGTTCACTTATTCGCAGAGCATCACCATCACTAACACCGCGCCGAACAAGCCGACAGGCAGTGCCTCGGTCACCAGAACGGCAAAGGACGGCAAACTGCTGGTAAATATCTCAGCCTCCGCTACTGACCCTGACGGCGACGCTGTGACGCTGGAATACTCAGGCAATACGGCGGACAGCTATTATCCCGTGGGCATAAACACAATCTATGTCAGGGCAAAGGATGTTTGGGGATTGTATTCCGACTGGACAGCCATCACCTTCACGGTGAACAACTCGGCGCCAACAACGCCAATCATCACCCGTACTCCTGACGGCAACAGCGTGGCGCCCGGCGTGGCGATTACCATCACAGCTTCAAGCACCGATCCTGACGGCGACGCTATTACTTACGTCTGGGAAGGACGGCCCGCGCAGACCAGCACCGCTTATCCTCTCGGGAAGAACGTGATCCGCGTAAAGGCTGTGGACTCCACCGGAGCCGAATCGCCTTGGGCGGCAATCGTATTCTTTGTCGCCGACCCCAATCACGGCGGCGGTATGACGCTGACAGGACCGGAATCGGTCATTTTGGAACAAGGCATCGCGGGAGCGACCATCACCAACTATACGTTCACAGTTCCGCCTGTCAGCGGCCATAGCGGTCAGGACTTCGGACGTGTGCGCGGCTACAACATTTTGACCGGGCAATGGGATCAGCTGGACTACGCCACGACCACCAACGGCATCACCTTCAGCCACAGCCTGCCGCCGGGTGTGTATTCACAATTGGAAATGTACTATTATACCAATCACGATTGTATGTACAACAAAAGCAACATCACTTACTCCGTAGTCTTCTACTTTGAATAA
- a CDS encoding 2-hydroxyacyl-CoA dehydratase family protein, giving the protein MRPETMKIFDDMRDQNILFLEHARRNNKKIVGMYCAYSPQELVLAAGALPVSLCGTRNEPIAEAEKVLPRNLCPLIKSSFGFAITDTCPYFRFSDFVIAETTCDGKKKMYELLCQYKPMHVMHLPQGTDRAGALQWWIDELFLLKEVLERNLGVSHN; this is encoded by the coding sequence ATGCGACCCGAGACGATGAAAATATTTGATGATATGCGGGATCAAAATATTCTGTTCCTGGAACATGCCAGAAGGAATAATAAAAAAATTGTAGGCATGTATTGTGCATATTCTCCCCAGGAATTAGTTCTGGCTGCCGGAGCTCTGCCGGTTAGCCTGTGCGGGACCAGGAATGAACCCATTGCGGAGGCTGAAAAAGTATTGCCTAGGAATCTTTGTCCTTTAATCAAATCAAGCTTTGGCTTTGCGATAACTGATACCTGTCCGTATTTTCGCTTTTCGGATTTTGTCATCGCTGAAACTACTTGCGACGGAAAGAAAAAAATGTATGAACTGCTGTGTCAGTATAAACCCATGCATGTAATGCATTTGCCCCAGGGAACCGACCGTGCCGGTGCACTTCAATGGTGGATTGACGAATTATTCTTATTAAAAGAAGTACTGGAAAGAAACCTGGGGGTCAGTCATAATTAG